CACTACAAAGACAATCGTGTTCTCCCGTCCCACGTCGACGCTGAGCTCGCCAACGCCGAAGGTATTGGATTTTCACTAGCTTTCAAACGACGCATTTGCTTCCGAATAAAGGGTTCGACAATGGGACTGATCAAAGACCGGTGTATGTGTACAGCTTGGTGGTACAAGCCGGAATACATCATCAACGAGTTGAACATCAACTCGGTGATCACGACTCCGGGTCATGATGAGATTCTTCCCATCAACGCGTTCACGACTCAGAGGCCGTACACCATGAGGGGCTACGCTTACTCCGGTGAGTTATGCGGACGGATCCAGATGGATTCCAGTTCTCGATtttgttttagatttttaattGATTCATGTGTTCGATTCTTTGTCTCGTTTGTTTGCATCTCCTTTATGAGATGTGATGAGTATAGCTGGCAGTGGACGAGATGGTCCAAACCTGCCCAATAGTTGGGCGAGAAGCGAAACTTCATCTTAGGACCAATTGTTTCAGCGATTTGGATCTAAGTTGGCGTCCAAACAGAGAATAATATATTGTAATGGTGCAGAGGAATTGTATGAACACAGTGATGCGAACTCGTTTCCGTCAAACAGGTGGCGGAAGGAAGGTGACACGTGTCGAGGTGACACTCGACGGCGGCGAGACGTGGCTGGTGTGCGCCCTCGACCACCCGGAGAAGCCCAACAAGTACGGCAAGCACTGGTGCTGGTGTTTCTGGTCCCTGGAAGTGGAGGTCTTGGATCTGCTGAGCACCAAGGAAGTAGCTGTTCGAGCTTGGGATGAATCCCTCAACACCCAACCTGAGAAGCTCATTTGGAACGTCATGGTAAGTTACTGCATTACTTTGTGTTTGGAGAAAGATTCATCTGAGATAAAAAACAGGGGAACATTATGAGCTAAGAACTGGCGGTGATGCAGGGGATGATGAACAACTGCTGGTTCAAGGTGAAGGTGAACGTGTGCCGCCCCCACAAGGGCGAGATTGGCCTCATGTTCGAGCACCCGACGCAGCCCGGGAACCAGTCCGGGGGATGGATGGCGCGGCAGAAGCACCTCGAGACGTCGGAGGCCCCGACCCTGAAGAAGAGCACCTCCACCCCCTTCATGAACACCGCCACCAAGCAGTTTACCATGTCGGAGGTGCGCAAGCACGCGTCGCGCGAGTCCGCCTGGATCGTGGTCCACGGCCACGTCTACGACTGCACCGGCTTCATCAAGGACCATCCCGGCGGCGCAGACAGCATCCTCATCAACGCCGGCGGCGACTGCACCGAAGAGTTCGACGCCATCCACTCGGACAAGGCCAAGGCCCTCCTCGACACCTACCGCATCGGCGAGCTCATCCCTTCGGGCTACATCTCCGACACCTCCGTTCATGGTGCGTCCGACCTCTCCCACCTCTCCACCATCCGCGAGGTGTCACGGCCATCGGCTCTCGTGAACCCCCGTGAGAAGGTGCAGTGCAAGCTCGTGTCCAAAACGATCGTATCACACGACGTTCGCCTCTTCCGCTTCGCGTTCCCCTCGGCGGACCATGTGCTGGGCCTCCCCGTCGGGAAGCACATCTTCCTCTGCGCCACCATCGACGGCAAGCTGTGCATGCGCGCCTACACGCCCACGAGCCCCGTCGACGAGGTCGGCTTCTTGGAGCTCCTCATCAAGGTCTACTTCAAGGGCGAGAATCCCAAGTTCCCCAACGGCGGCCTCATGTCCCAGCACCTAGAGTCCCTGCCCATCGGCTCCACCCTGGACATCAAGGGCCCGCTCGGCCACATCGAGTACACCGGCCGCGGCAACTTCGTGGTCAACGGCAAGCCAAGGTTCGCGAGGCGGCTCGCGATGATCGCCGGCGGGACCGGCATCACGCCGATGTACCAAGTGATCCAGGCGGTGCTGCGGGACCCGGAGGACCGCACCGAGATGCACCTGGTGTACGCCAACCGGTCGGAGGACGACATACTGCTGTTGGACGAGCTCGACGGCTGGGCGCGGGATCGCCCGGAGCAGTTCAAGGTGTGGTACGTGATCGACGAGGCAAAGCGGGGCGAGGAGTGGAGGTACAGCACGGGCTTCATCACGGAGAGCATCTTAAGAGAGCACCTCCCGTTGGGCGGCTCCGACGACACGCTCGCACTCGCCTGCGGGCCGCCGCCGATGATCCGGTTCGCCGTGGTGCCCAACTTGGAGAAGATGAAGTATGACACGGCCAATTCACTGCTGCAATTCTAAACGCCACCACCGTTCGATCTTCCAGTCTCTGCTACATGGACCGTGGAAGAACCGGACTACGCAATCGCAATGTACTACCATGTATATACGCATTATTCCTCCCTGGTCGCTGCCATCATTCGTTAGATTTTGTTGTCGGAATCACCGAACCTAATCATCTATTGAAAATAAAGTTTTGCTAGATTTCGCCGGCACGTCTCCCTTGCTTTTATACGGGAATAAtcacctgcagcagcagcagttccCTCTGCTTTGGAGACAGGTGCTGCTCCCACTGGTCCACCTTCCGTCCATTTTACTCCTTCCACTTGCAAGAGTTCATTTATGCTTCGGTAATATCTTTGGAAATGGGTTAACAGCTAAAATATTCGTGGGAACTTCGTACAAAGACTACCGCAAGGTTTGTCTCTCAAACATGCGTCGGATTCAAATTATGTGTCGAAGTTACTTCGGATTTATACAGTTTATTAGACGAAAGTGTTTGATGATGACCTAAGCTTTTGTCCTTCATTGGTATCTACTCTACTTGTTCCATAATTTTGATTAGTTATTTTGGATTCGCAATAAGAAATCCAGCATCGAGATAGCTACTCATTACTCGAGCGTTTCGCCACTGTTGTTATTGACTCTTAATGTACGGTCCCGACTAAGCAAACTTGTCATTGAGGTTGATGCTCCTGTGAAACGGGAAGTACGCTTGGACTGGAACACCGATCTCAGAAATGACATAACTAATGTACGTCAAGATGCTGACCAAGTGATAAGCTTCATAAATATATGTTCTTTTTGCTTGACCGGCATATTCATAGATTAAAAAATCAGATAAAATAGCATGGCTCACGATTTCCACTTACTTCCTTTGGTTTACTAATCATTGGACCTTTAATCAATTCGATTCACTAATTGAACCGTCTTTTATTGGTATATTATTGTAgtatcgtatatatatatatatatacacacatatatatatatacatatatatatatacatatatatatatatacacatatatatacatatatatatatatacatatatatatacatatatatatatatatatgtatatata
This genomic stretch from Musa acuminata AAA Group cultivar baxijiao chromosome BXJ3-9, Cavendish_Baxijiao_AAA, whole genome shotgun sequence harbors:
- the LOC135649557 gene encoding nitrate reductase [NADH] 1-like — its product is MAASVDNRQFGRLEPGNALVSPVVGKTFGTHHRSDSPVRGCSFPPLVPLCRDDDDEDEEEVAVDWKKLYGGSHLEVEPSVRDPRDEGTADGWIERNPSLIRLTGKHPFNCEPPLARLMHHGFITPVPLHYVRNHGAVPKADWRTWTVEITGLVKRPVRFTMDDLVRDFPPVEIPVTLVCAGNRRKEQNMVQQSIGFNWGPAAISTTVWRGARLRDVLRRCGVMGRKDGALFVCFEGAEDLPGGGGSKYGTSLRREVAMDPSRDVMLAYMQNGEMLTPDHGFPVRVIIPGFIGGRMVKWLKRIIVTPQESDSHYHYKDNRVLPSHVDAELANAEAWWYKPEYIINELNINSVITTPGHDEILPINAFTTQRPYTMRGYAYSGGGRKVTRVEVTLDGGETWLVCALDHPEKPNKYGKHWCWCFWSLEVEVLDLLSTKEVAVRAWDESLNTQPEKLIWNVMGMMNNCWFKVKVNVCRPHKGEIGLMFEHPTQPGNQSGGWMARQKHLETSEAPTLKKSTSTPFMNTATKQFTMSEVRKHASRESAWIVVHGHVYDCTGFIKDHPGGADSILINAGGDCTEEFDAIHSDKAKALLDTYRIGELIPSGYISDTSVHGASDLSHLSTIREVSRPSALVNPREKVQCKLVSKTIVSHDVRLFRFAFPSADHVLGLPVGKHIFLCATIDGKLCMRAYTPTSPVDEVGFLELLIKVYFKGENPKFPNGGLMSQHLESLPIGSTLDIKGPLGHIEYTGRGNFVVNGKPRFARRLAMIAGGTGITPMYQVIQAVLRDPEDRTEMHLVYANRSEDDILLLDELDGWARDRPEQFKVWYVIDEAKRGEEWRYSTGFITESILREHLPLGGSDDTLALACGPPPMIRFAVVPNLEKMKYDTANSLLQF